Within the Borrelia coriaceae genome, the region ATCAAAACTACTTTCTATCTAAAGGAAAAGACTCAAGGCGTACATATCTCTTTCAAAAAAGTAAAATTAAATTTAGAGACAATAAAATTAATATAAATGAAATTGCAATTAGGTTTAAAGCATTACTAGTTAAAGCAGGCTTTAAATATCGCAAGTCATTACATATATGCCGTAATATATTTATAGCATCACTTAAAGCTAAAGGATATAATTCATTTGAAATAAAAGAACTTATGAAATACTCATCCACTTCTGAAATTGATAATGTCTATGGCCTATCCAGTGCTAGTAAGATACAAGCTTACAAAGATATCAAAAATAGCTTAAACTGACTTCTATTTTTTTATAAAATATAATAGCATTACCTATATAATTCAATTTCCTACAATTTTAACCAACTTTTCTTTCAAAATAATAAATACCTAAAACCAAACTGGGTATTCATTATTTTGAGGATTTACTTTTTGTTAAACTATAGTTTTTGATAAAAAAATAGTGTATAATAATTATAAATGAAAAGCTATACAAGTAATTGATGACTTAAAGTCTCTATTTTTTTATATATAACTTCTCCTTATAACTCTGTCATAAATAATTGCTTCTCTTATACCTCTGTAAAGCAAATCAGGCTCTTGTTTTAAAAAATAAAAAAGCTTGTATATAAACTTAGAATTATCAGTGAGTATGATATAACAAGCTAATAGTTTTGCAAAAAATATAAATCCAGTACCAAAAAATCCTTCGATATATAAAGTATGTTTAGGAAAAAGACTTATAATGTTGGCTTTGTACCTATACTTACTTCCTTCTCTATTTAATAATTTCAAATTTTATTAAATACCCTTTTTGATGTAACTTGATATTCCTTACCTTTTCCATCAAGACATAATGAGTCATAACACACTAAGGAATTATTAGTTGCCATAAAATGATAACCCTCAATACCTTTGATTTTAACTTCACTTATTTCAAATTCATTCAATTTACATTTATAAGAATGGTGTTCCCATCTTACATCACTATTAATACCATAGTATTTAAGTATTTTGCATGGATTTAAAATAAAACAATTGCATTTCATATATCCCAAATCAACAAACTTGTGATAATTAACATTAATATCATTGATACTAAACTGTAATTTCTTAAAGTTTGCTATGTAATAATGAAGAGATAAAAAGTAACATCCCCAGCGCTGTATCTGAAGAACTAGCTTGGGATCATCTTGTTTTACCCACATCTTTAACCTTTAACCTCCTTCTTAGAAACTTAAGCTATCTCTATAGAAGTCCCTAAACTTAAAGCCTCATCAAACAAACACAACATTCGATCTAAAAACATAGATAATTTAAATGATTTATTTACAAAGATACTATTCTTATTAATCTTGGTTATTCCACATTCAAAAGCTTCTTCATAATCTTCTTTGCAAAATCCCAAAAATACATCTAGACACCACTTAGCATTTCCGATAGTAAACCCTTGCTTATTAAGATTTTCAAACATAATGTCTCCACACTCATCTTTTCTATTAAATAAAATATCTTCAAAATCATTACTATTCCTAATCATTTCTTTTAAAATCTCACTCTTAAAGATAACCTTACCCAAATTTAAACTCCTTAACTTTTAATCATTAAAACGGAATATCTTCATAAAACTCTTCTTTAGAATTAGTATCACTAGTT harbors:
- a CDS encoding DUF261 family protein is translated as MWVKQDDPKLVLQIQRWGCYFLSLHYYIANFKKLQFSINDINVNYHKFVDLGYMKCNCFILNPCKILKYYGINSDVRWEHHSYKCKLNEFEISEVKIKGIEGYHFMATNNSLVCYDSLCLDGKGKEYQVTSKRVFNKI
- a CDS encoding DNA adenine methylase: MKLLNREGSKYRYKANIISLFPKHTLYIEGFFGTGFIFFAKLLACYIILTDNSKFIYKLFYFLKQEPDLLYRGIREAIIYDRVIRRSYI